A single Antechinus flavipes isolate AdamAnt ecotype Samford, QLD, Australia chromosome 5, AdamAnt_v2, whole genome shotgun sequence DNA region contains:
- the LOC127538502 gene encoding uncharacterized protein LOC127538502, producing MALARAGTAVTPPAFVPAPELSPRVRGKMPPPSLSQVPRCFSEAAFWKCPGECSSTSYTRTSGHKTARCRASHPRAPSGARQPLWAGPSQEPRSSRVPLIPLLGRAPVSGERRPTSLTFSAALKAPPDSLEKHRGKSLSEKTSSFCRPGRSVGGPGGSGTGEWPRRSPPEHSGHLRRRRSVWIVRRVRLNRSGNVINDAGRGGSPETRRKPQGWERGREGGTAAPSVRENREGDKKPEQAGRGGRAAAGRSGGTWPGEGRRARASLGIGPQAGSPFSAFSLREASAPRFGPGQRSRTLRHPVGSSVSQGRARVRGREFKSFHRVGVPRPLGVSSS from the exons ATGGCTCTGGCCCGGGCTGGGACCGCGGTGACCCCCCCGGCTTTTGTACCGGCGCCTGAGCTGTCCCCCAGGGTCCGAGGGAAGATGCCGCCTCCGTCTCTCTCCCAGGTCCCTCGCTGCTTCAGCGAAGCCGCGTTTTGG AAATGTCCTGGAGAATGTTCTTCTACGTCTTATACTAGAACTTCAGGCCATAAAACAGCTCGATGCCGGGCCAGCCACCCCAGAGCCCCCTCCGGGGCTCGTCAG CCGCTGTGGGCAGGTCCTTCTCAGGAGCCCCGCAGCTCCCGGGTCCCACTCATCCCCCTGCTGGGACGGGCTCCAGTTTCTGGGGAGCGGCGTCCCACTTCTCTCACATTCTCAGCTGCTCTGAAG GCACCTCCCGACAGCCTGGAAAAGCACCGTGGGAAGAGCCTCTCTGAGAAGACGTCCAGCTTCTGTCGGCCCGGGCGGTCAGTGGGAGGGCCCGGGGGCTCAGGGACGGGGGAGTGGCCGAGGAGAAGCCCCCCTGAGCACAGCGGCCATCTTAGAAGGCGGAGGAGCGTATGGATAGTGAGAAGGGTCCGGTTAAATAGGTCGGGGAATGTAATCAATGATGCAGGGAGAGGGGGCAGCCCCGAGACCAGGAGGAAGCCCCagggatgggagagagggagggagggagggaccgCTGCCCCGTCAGTCCGAGAAAACCGTGAGGGCGACAAAAAGCCAGAGCAGGCTGGGCGAGGAGGGCGGGCGGCAGCAGGCCGTTCTGGGGGCACTTGGCCGGGAGAAGGCCGCAGGGCCAGAGCGAGTCTGGGGATCGGTCCTCAGGCAGGATCCCCATTCTCGGCCTTTTCCCTGAGGGAGGCCTCTGCGCCGAGGTTCGGGCCAGGTCAGAGGAGCCGGACCCTCCGACATCCAGTTGGCTCCTCAGTGTCCCAAGGCAGGGCACGAGTCAGGGGGCGCGAATTCAAATCCTTCCACCGGGTCGGTGTCCCCAGGCCTCTGGGGGTCTCCTCCAGTTAA